A window of Castanea sativa cultivar Marrone di Chiusa Pesio chromosome 1, ASM4071231v1 contains these coding sequences:
- the LOC142638035 gene encoding glutamate receptor 2.8-like: MKIPPRIALSFLFCFIILSKSNFLAKAQNTTISVNVGVILDFDTWTGKMGLSCINMALADFYASNSYYKTRLFLSSRDSKSDVVEAAAAAVDLIKNVEVQAIIGPESSMQAKFITNLGEKAQVPIIAFSATSPSLTSLQSPYFFQATQNSSSQVKAISSIVQAFGWREVVPIYTDNEYGQGMIPFLIDALQEVDARVPYRSVIPPLALDDQIGQELYKLMTMQTRVFIVHMPSDVGSRLFTKAKENGMMSAGYVWIMTSGMTNSIRLLESSIHDSMQGVLGVKTYVPKTIELENFTLRWKTKFHQDNPNILDVELNVRGLWAYDAASALARAVEKAGTTNFGFENTTGSSNLTDLATMGVSLNGPKLHQALLDTRFTGLAGEFNLQNGQLQSSTFQIINVNGNGERGVAFWTPENGLVRELNSTNTSTNSTSRRNLGPVIWPGDSSSIPKGWEIPTNGKKLRVGVPVKDGFFEFVKVEHDASTNTTNVKGYSIDIFKAVMKALPYNVDYEFIPFAKPNGESAGTYNDMVYQVYLGNFDALAADTTIIANRTNYIDFTLPYTESGVTMVVPIKDNERNNAWVFLKPLTWDLWITSGIFFVFIGFVVWVLEHRINEDFRGPPSHEIGTSLWYSFSTMVFAQKETLLSNLARFVVIIWVFVVLILTQSYTASLTSLLTVQQLQPTVTDVNQLIKNGEYVGYQEGSYVLGILEEMNFDPAKIRTYKSVEECDELLSKGSANGGIAAAFDDIPCMKVLLSQHCSKYTMVQSIYKTDGLGFVFPKGSPLVSDVSWAVLNVTEGEKMKEIEKAWFGDQSNCPSSNSQVSSGSLSLDSFWGLFLIAGIASLSALIISFSMFLYKERRQIWINFDSKNSIWKRICHALRIFDNKDLSSHTFRNKPLKDSGDIDNVQGIGTRDASPNTCCPTSPISCSVHTKPGFTFSEDSGTPSRVYFIPNPHG; encoded by the exons CTGTAGACCTGATAAAAAATGTCGAAGTGCAAGCCATCATAGGGCCAGAAAGTTCTATGCAAGCCAAGTTTATCACCAATCTTGGGGAGAAAGCCCAAGTGCCCATTATAGCATTCTCAGCAACAAGCCCTTCTCTTACTTCACTTCAAAGTCCATATTTTTTTCAAGCCACTCAAAATAGCTCCTCTCAAGTGAAAGCTATAAGTTCAATTGTTCAAGCCTTTGGATGGAGAGAAGTTGTGCCAATCTACACTGATAATGAGTATGGACAAGGTATGATACCCTTCTTGATCGATGCCTTGCAAGAAGTTGATGCCCGTGTACCTTATCGAAGTGTCATTCCTCCATTGGCCTTAGATGACCAAATTGGTCAAGAACTTTATAAGTTGATGACAATGCAAACTAGAGTCTTCATTGTGCACATGCCAAGCGATGTTGGTTCTCGGCTTTTCACCAAGGCAAAAGAGAATGGAATGATGAGTGCAGGTTATGTTTGGATCATGACTAGTGGGATGACCAATTCCATTCGCTTGTTAGAATCTTCAATACATGATTCAATGCAGGGGGTTTTGGGTGTAAAGACTTATGTTCCAAAAACAATTGAGCTTGAAAATTTTACACTTCGATGGAAAACAAAATTCCATCAAGACAATCCTAACATTTTGGATGTTGAATTAAATGTTAGGGGACTATGGGCATATGATGCTGCTTCAGCGCTAGCCAGGGCAGTTGAGAAGGCTGGGACTACAAATTTTGGCTTTGAAAATACAACTGGTTCAAGCAACTTAACTGATCTTGCAACTATGGGGGTCTCTCTAAATGGTCCAAAACTTCACCAAGCATTATTGGACACAAGATTTACTGGCCTTGCTGGAGAGTTTAATCTCCAAAATGGGCAACTACAATCATCAacttttcaaataattaatgtGAATGGTAATGGAGAAAGAGGGGTTGCATTTTGGACTCCAGAAAATGGACTCGTAAGGGAATTGAATTCTACAAACACAAGCACTAATTCCACTTCGAGAAGAAACCTAGGACCAGTTATATGGCCAGGTGATTCAAGCTCTATCCCTAAAGGCTGGGAGATTCCAACAAATGGGAAGAAGTTGAGAGTAGGAGTTCCAGTGAAGGAtggtttttttgaatttgttaaGGTGGAACATGATGCTAGCACTAACACAACAAATGTCAAAGGGTATAGCATAGACATCTTCAAGGCTGTAATGAAAGCATTACCATATAATGTTGACTACGAGTTCATTCCTTTTGCAAAGCCAAATGGTGAAAGCGCTGGTACATATAATGATATGGTGTATCAAGTATACCTTGGG AACTTCGATGCTCTAGCTGCAGATACAACTATCATTGCAAACAGGACTAACTATATTGACTTCACATTGCCATACACGGAATCTGGAGTAACAATGGTAGTGCCAATCAAAGACAATGAGAGGAATAATGCATGGGTGTTCTTGAAGCCATTAACTTGGGACCTTTGGATAACAAGTGGGATTTTCTTTGTCTTCATTGGCTTTGTGGTATGGGTTCTTGAACATCGAATAAACGAAGATTTTCGCGGACCTCCATCACATGAGATTGGAACAAGCTTATGGTACTCCTTCTCAACCATGGTTTTTGCACAGA AGGAGACCCTATTAAGCAATTTAGCAAGGTTTGTGGTCATCATATGGGTTTTTGTGGTGCTCATTCTCACTCAAAGTTACACTGCGAGTTTGACATCACTCTTAACCGTCCAACAATTGCAACCAACTGTCACTGACGTTAACCAACTTATTAAGAATGGGGAATATGTAGGCTACCAAGAAGGTTCTTATGTTTTGGGAATTCTAGAAGAAATGAATTTTGACCCAGCTAAGATAAGGACATATAAATCTGTAGAAGAATGTGATGAACTTTTATCAAAAGGAAGTGCAAATGGAGGTATAGCTGCTGCTTTTGATGACATACCTTGTATGAAGGTTTTACTATCGCAACATTGCTCCAAGTACACCATGGTTCAATCCATATATAAAACAGATGGGTTGGGTTTT GTCTTCCCAAAAGGTTCCCCTTTAGTATCTGATGTTTCATGGGCAGTTTTAAATGTGACCGaaggagagaaaatgaaagaaattgaaaaggcATGGTTTGGGGACCAAAGTAATTGTCCAAGCTCCAACTCCCAGGTTTCTTCTGGTAGTCTTAGCCTAGATAGCTTTTGGGGCCTCTTCCTCATCGCAGGCATTGCTTCATTATCAGCTCTCATCATCTCCTTCTCCATGTTCCTTTACAAGGAGAGGCGGCAAATCTGGATCAACTTTGATTCAAAAAACTCAATATGGAAAAGAATTTGTCATGCATTAAGAATCTTTGACAACAAAGACCTTAGCTCGCATACTTTTAGGAATAAACCATTGAAAGATAGTGGTGACATTGACAATGTTCAAGGTATAGGCACACGTGATGCCTCACCAAACACTTGCTGCCCAACAAGTCCAATAAGTTGTTCAGTCCACACGAAACCCGGATTTACTTTCTCAGAAGATTCAGGAACACCTTCTAGAGTATATTTCATTCCTAATCCACATGGTTAG
- the LOC142621755 gene encoding uncharacterized protein LOC142621755: MGEIPGAYYKAFDISSYDDENLIYDDEFETLAEGLAAVKLSKVKKSKIRAQWSNSIIVKVFGRTVGFHFLHSKISSLWNPGGRLDVVDLGKDFFLVRFRLKEDLDKVLKGGPWYIGEHFLTLRPWVPNFRPSMASISSVAVLARFPELSIEYYDAEVLKEIREAIGPILRIDSHTASGSKGRYTRVCVQIDLEKPLIKEVVIDKLYQQVQYEGPHSFCFSCGRIGHKKETCQYKIRKPKIHGESPSSPSSKENKEDSLVREDNDDYGPWIIRTKSVGPQS; the protein is encoded by the exons ATGGGAGAGATTCCTGGGGCATACTATAAAGCTTTTGACATCAGCTCCTATGATGATGAAAATCTCATATATGATGATGAATTCGAAACTCTAGCTGAAGGTCTTGCTGCAGTCAAACTCTCAAAAGTGAAAAAGTCCAAAATAAGAGCTCAGTGGTCAAATTCTATTATTGTGAAAGTCTTTGGTCGCACGGTGGGATTTCACTTTTTGCACTCCAAAATATCTAGCCTTTGGAATCCTGGAGGAAGACTTGATGTAGTGGACCTTGGAAAAGACTTCTTCCTAGTGAGATTCAGGCTCAAGGAAGACCTGGACAAAGTTCTAAAAGGTGGCCCTTGGTATATCGGTGAGCATTTCCTTACTCTCAGACCATGGGTACCTAACTTCAGGCCTTCCATGGCTTCCATATCATCTGTTGCTGTCTTGGCCCGGTTTCCAGAACTTTCAATAGAGTATTATGATGCGGAAGTTTTGAAAGAAATTAGAGAGGCTATTGGTCCGATCCTAAGGATTGATTCTCACACAGCCTCAGGCTCTAAAGGGCGCTACACAAGAGTTTGTGTCCAAATTGATCTTGAAAAGCCATTGATCAAGGAAGTGGTCATTGATAAGCTATATCAACAAGTTCAATATGAGGGCCCACACTCCTTTTGTTTTTCCTGTGGCCGGATTGGGCACAAAAAGGAAACATGCCAATACAAGATCAGAAAGCCTAAAATACATGGTGAATCGCCATCCTCACCATCCtcaaaggaaaacaaagaggacAGCCTTGTGCGAGAAGACAATGATGATTATGGGCCTTGGATT ATCAGAACCAAATCAGTTGGGCCCCAAAGCTGA